One window of Branchiostoma lanceolatum isolate klBraLanc5 chromosome 8, klBraLanc5.hap2, whole genome shotgun sequence genomic DNA carries:
- the LOC136440712 gene encoding uncharacterized protein — protein sequence MCKSSADCGWNSACANGTCSCHGGFSSPDGTFCTDDLCGVGQCVTCYDAVRCRRCVQVVLSASGRCVNSCRSQESLHLAGDGYLGRVCAGESRQVCRQVCEHL from the exons ATGTGCAAGTCGTCGGCGGACTGCGGGTGGAACAGCGCATGCGCCAACGGCACGTGTTCCTGTCATGGCGGATTCTCCAGTCCGGACGGGACGTTTTGCACGGACG ACCTGTGTGGCGTCGGCCAGTGTGTGACGTGCTACGATGCCGTCAGATGTCGCAG GTGTGTGCAGGTGGTTCTGTCGGCGTCAGGCAGGTGTGTGAACAGCTGTAGGTCCCAGGAGAGTCTGCACCTGGCAGGTGATGGCTACCTGGGGAGGGTGTGTGCAGGTGAGTCACGTCAGGTGTGTAGGCAGGTGTGTGAACACCTGTAG